One Mercurialis annua linkage group LG3, ddMerAnnu1.2, whole genome shotgun sequence DNA window includes the following coding sequences:
- the LOC126671803 gene encoding glutathione synthetase, chloroplastic: MGVSSSSSLYNSTSTTTITAHSHLYSHTSKSNSKDSTLIPHIHTFSPKPKNTFLSSPKSNSSSSYSKIVPLRCSRLNLMMETTQGENLTTKPIIDFHGINEELLQNMVYDALVWCSLHGLVVGDKNVQGSGKVPGVGLVHAPFSLLPVAFPESQWKLASEVAPIFNELIDRVSLDGKFLQDSLSRTKKVDVFTSRLLDIHSKMLEMNKTEEIRLGLHRSDYMLDEKTKLLLQIELNTISVSFPGLSCLVSDLHRSLLKHYGEHLGLDSQRVPQTNAANQFAVGLAKAWIEYNNPRAVVLVVVQPEERNMYDQHWISVRLKEQHNITVIRKTLAEIDEQGKLLPDGTLLVGGQAVAVVYFRTGYAPIDYPSEAEWKARLLMEQSLAIKCPSISYHLAGTKKVQQELAKPNVLERFLENKDDIAKLRKCFAGLWSLDDSDIINKAIERPELFVMKPQREGGGNNIYGDDVKQNLIRLQNEQTEEDAAYILMQRIFPSASPTFLVREGICYKDDAVSELGVYGTYLRNKDKVIINDESGYLMRTKVSSSDEGGVAAGFAVLDSIYLK, encoded by the exons ATGGGCGTTTCCTCTTCTTCATCTCTTTATAATTCTACTTCCACCACTACCATCACTGCCCATTCCCATCTTTACTCTCACACatcaaaatcaaactcaaaAGATTCCACTTTGATCCCTCACATTCACACTTTTTCCCCAAAACCCAAGAACACATTTTTATCTTCACCCAAGTCCAATTCCTCTTCTTCTTATTCAAAGATTGTACCTTTGAGGTGTAGCAGACTGAATTTGATGATGGAGACCACCCAAGGAGAAAATTTGACTACAAAACCCATCATTGATTTTCATGGAATTAATGAAGAATTGCTTCAAAATATGGTTTATGATGCTCTTGTTTGGTGCTCACTTCATGGTCTTGTTGTCGGTGACAAAAATGTTCAG GGATCAGGAAAAGTACCTGGTGTAGGATTGGTTCATGCTCCATTTTCATTGCTGCCTGTAGCATTCCCTGAAAGTCAATGGAAGCTAGCATCTGAAGTTGCACCTATTTTCAATGAGCTTATTGATCGTGTTAGTCTTGATGGGAAATTTCTTCAGGACTCTTTATCACG AACAAAGAAAGTAGATGTTTTCACATCAAGATTGCTAGATATTCATTCCAAAATGCTAGAAATGAACAAGACGGAG GAAATACGCTTGGGTttacatcgttccgattacatgcTTGATGAAAAAACCAAATTGCTCCTCCAAATAGAGCTAAATACAATTTCAGTTTCGTTTCCTGGCCTCAGTTGTCTTGTAAGCGATCTTCACAG GAGCTTGCTTAAGCATTATGGAGAGCATCTTGGGTTAGATTCCCAAAGAGTACCACAAACCAATGCTGCCAATCAGTTTGCAGTGGGTTTGGCTAAAGCTTGGATCGAGTACAATAACCCTAG GGCTGTAGTATTGGTTGTTGTCCAACCTGAGGAGCGCAACATGTATGATCAACATTGGATTTCTGTTAGACTTAAAGAACA ACATAACATTACAGTTATCCGGAAAACATTAGCAGAAATCGATGAACAAGGCAAACTTCTACCTGATGGAACACTACTTGT AGGTGGCCAAGCAGTTGCAGTTGTCTATTTTAGAACTGGATATGCTCCTATCGATTATCCTTCAGAAGCA GAATGGAAAGCTAGATTATTAATGGAGCAATCACTAGCAATCAAGTGTCCATCCATATCTTATCATTTAGCAGGAACCAAGAAGGTTCAACAAGAACTTGCAAAACCTAATGTGCTTGAGAG GTTTCTTGAGAACAAGGATGACATTGCCAAACTGCGGAAATGCTTTGCGGGTCTTTGGAGTTTGGACGACTCTGATATCATAAACAAAGCTATTGAAAGACCTGAGCTTTTTGTGATGAAGCCCCAGAGAGAAGGCGGAG GGAATAATATCTATGGTGATGATGTAAAGCAAAACCTTATAAGATTGCAGAACGAACAAACTGAGGAAGATGCAGCTTACATTCTCATGCAACGGATTTTTCCATCTGCTTCTCCCACATTTTTAGTGCGCGAAGGCATTTGTTATAAGGATGATGCAGTATCAGAACTTGGAGTGTACGGTACTTACTTGAG GAACAAGGACAAGGTCATTATAAATGACGAAAGTGGATATTTGATGCGAACAAAAGTTTCATCGTCGGATGAAGGTGGAGTTGCTGCTGGATTTGCAGTCTTGGATAGCATATACTTGAAATGA
- the LOC126671805 gene encoding uncharacterized protein LOC126671805, producing MAYPTEHYGLCSNGALRVVLFLVATFLIGYIVRPQLYSKENSSSQDALTCPCDCDCPEEYALSLPLGFDNSSYADCGSQDPDMHEEMKKDIVALLSEEITLQRRVTDESVEHTRALVMDAKTTSLHYRKEAEKCNAQTVTCEEARERAQAELVEESKLSELWEKRARELGWEDSRRRVY from the exons ATGGCTTATCCAACTGAGCATTATGGGTTGTGTAGTAATGGGGCTTTGAGGGTAGTGTTGTTTTTGGTGGCTACATTCTTGATTGGGTACATTGTCAGACCACAGTTGTACTCTAAGGAGAATTCTAGTTCTCAAGATGCTTTAACATGTCCTTGTGATTGTGATTGTCCTGAAGAATATGCCTTGTCATTGCCATTAG GATTTGACAACAGCTCATATGCAG ACTGTGGGAGTCAGGATCCGGATATGCATGAGGAAATGAAGAAGGATATTGTAGCTTTACTATCGGAGGAAATTACTCTGCAGAGAAGAGTGACTGATGAATCCGTGGAGCATACCAGGGCACTGGTAATGGATGCTAAGACGACGTCTTTACACTATCGAAAGGAAGCAGAAAAGTGTAATGCACAAACGGTTACTTGTGAAGAAGCAAGAGAGAGAGCGCAAGCAGAACTAGTGGAGGAGAGTAAACTTTCAGAATTATGGGAGAAACGAGCTCGAGAACTTGGTTGGGAAGACAGCAGAAGAAGAGTATATTGA
- the LOC126671804 gene encoding phosphoglycerate mutase-like protein AT74 has protein sequence MKQDQHQIRFHPHHHHLPKRIILVRHGESEGNLDTAAYTTTPDNKIQLTPLGLAQGRTAGNHLRDLITESNTKNSRVYFYVSPYQRTRSTLREIGRSFEREKIIGVREECRIREQDFGNFQVTERMKAIKETREKFGRFFYRFPEGESAADVFDRVSSFLESLWRDIDMNRLHKDPSSDLNLVIVSHGLTCRVFLMKWFKWTVEQFEHLNNFGNCEFRVMELGEGGEYSLAIHHTDEEMQEWGFSPEMIADQKWRMGANRGDWNESCPWYFDSFFDHLNSDLDKETDDKADDSSSICEYST, from the exons ATGAAGCAAGACCAACACCAGATTCGCTTTCATCCTCATCATCACCATCTTCCAAAACGTATAATCTTGGTCCGCCACGGCGAGTCGGAAGGAAACCTAGACACCGCCGCCTACACCACAACGCCGGACAACAAAATTCAACTAACGCCGTTAGGTTTAGCCCAGGGAAGAACGGCGGGGAATCACTTACGTGATCTAATAACCGAGTCGAATACTAAGAACTCGCGGGTTTACTTCTACGTGTCGCCATACCAGCGGACCCGATCCACACTCAGAGAGATCGGACGGTCGTTTGAGAGGGAGAAGATTATTGGGGTTAGAGAGGAGTGTCGGATTAGAGAGCAGGATTTTGGGAATTTTCAGGTGACGGAGAGGATGAAGGCGATTAAAGAAACTAGGGAGAAGTTTGGGAGGTTTTTTTATCGGTTTCCTGAAGGGGAGTCTGCTGCTGATGTCTTCGATCGTGTTTCGA GTTTTCTTGAATCTCTTTGGAGAGACATTGATATGAACAGGCTTCACAAGGACCCTTCAAGTGACCTAAATCTTGTGATCGTATCACACGGGTTAACTTGCCGTGTATTCCTCATGAAGTGGTTCAAGTGGACGGTTGAACAATTTGagcatttaaataattttgggAACTGCGAGTTTCGAGTAATGGAGTTAGGAGAAGGTGGAGAATACAGCTTAGCGATTCATCATACAGACGAAGAAATGCAAGAATGGGGATTCTCGCCTGAAATGATTGCCGATCAAAAATGGCGAATGGGTGCTAACAGGGGCGACTGGAATGAAAGCTGTCCCTGGTACTTTGATTCTTTTTTTGATCATCTAAACTCAGACTTGGATAAAGAAACTGATGACAAAGCAGATGATTCTTCAAGCATATGTGAATACTCGACATAG
- the LOC126673896 gene encoding pentatricopeptide repeat-containing protein At3g56030, mitochondrial: MAFLRRLQTIRTLFPKFQYPNSPPYLIGSSKNDYSCFSNALELKSRTISFCPYNSHDVLPWVYGSTMTLRSSMAMEMPIFVNDKRLLSTQARPPSQARHMGALKVSMTSPGFIYEPYAPRERIPFWRRWFTKSGWQRTKADIILELKSAYAISKLRKSGYSKHEFYKEAVDLYKEINTMMANADKNSLRKAVTEKMFSELKNEIKQRESMWSKIYWELVEPVVKIRTLRARLIGVDRNDLKKVFIQLTLELLTKQKFEACDSKGTIVSGDKSKEPAHPYYLNPKTTLPFFSKLHCIAPIYQSILPLNTRFLTTQNYESDSFPDKPTAVYYDDRVNAAGLEGDFDTLRYLLNKRIRDCCCNTVNTFKFITNTDDSLSSLDDLIQTLARLDNGFPRTSAFNALIARLCKLERIEESLHIVDIMERGQYGLNTCSFHPILNSLTHKKKMEAAWEVIEKMKAVGVSPDLTSFNYLLTAYCYNGNVKDASKVMKKIEEMGLGADSRTYDALVLGACRVGKVDAALMLLRTMEDNGEHMLYSTHVHVINGLLRLGYYFQAIKFVKIFGGRDKSLDVHSFGVLASKLINMKRVDEAKLVLEEMEERGLIMGEKLRNYYNLNVKNVK; the protein is encoded by the exons ATGGCTTTTTTAAGAAGATTACAAACAATTCGTACACTTTTTCCGAAATTTCAATATCCAAATTCTCCTCCATATCT GATTGGGAGCTCGAAAAACGATTATAGCTGTTTTTCGAATG CTTTGGAACTTAAATCCCGGACAATTTCGTTCTGCCCGTATAACAGTCATGATGTTCTTCCTTGGGTTTATGGAAGTACCATGACTCTTCGTTCTTCAATG GCTATGGAGATGCCAATTTTTGTAAATGACAAGAGGTTACTATCAACACAGGCACGGCCTCCCTCACAAGCAAGACACATG GGGGCTCTTAAAGTTTCTATGACAAGCCCGGGATTCATCTATGAACCCTATGCTCCTCGTGAACGAATTCCATTCTGGAGAAG GTGGTTCACAAAAAGTGGTTGGCAAAGAACAAAAGCAGATATTATTCTGGAG CTCAAAAGTGCCTATGCCATATCTAAGCTAAGAAAATCTGGATACTCAAAACATGAGTTCTACAAGGAAGCAGTTGACTTGTACAAAGAG ATAAACACAATGATGGCAAATGCTGACAAAAATTCATTGAGGAAAGCAGTTACAGAGAAAATGTTTTCT GAACTCAAGAATGAAATTAAACAAAGAGAATCTATGTGGAGTAAGATTTATTGGGAACTAGTTGAACCCGTAGTTAAAATACGAACTCTGCGTGCTCGGTTG ATTGGTGTTGATCGAAATGACCTCAAAAAAGTATTTATACAGTTAACCCTCGAGTTACTGACAAAACAG AAATTTGAAGCCTGTGACTCAAAAGGCACCATTGTTTCTGGAGACAAATCAAAGGAG CCTGCTCATCCATATTACTTGAACCCTAAAACAACACTCCCATTTTTCAGCAAGCTGCATTGCATAGCTCCAATTTACCAATCTATCTTGCCCCTCAATACTCGCTTCTTAACTACTCAAAACTATGAATCTGATTCCTTTCCTGACAAACCTACTGCCGTCTACTATGATGATCGTGTCAATGCTGCTGGCCTTGAAGGAGACTTTGATACGCTTCGCTACCTCCTCAACAAGCGTATTAGAGACTGCTGCTGCAACACCGTCAACACCTTTAAGTTCATCACAAACACTGACGACTCCCTCTCTTCTCTGGATGATCTCATTCAAACCCTGGCCCGCCTTGACAATGGTTTTCCTCGGACAAGTGCATTCAACGCTCTGATTGCCCGTCTATGCAAACTAGAACGAATTGAGGAATCGTTGCACATTGTGGACATCATGGAGCGCGGGCAGTATGGCTTAAACACATGTAGCTTTCACCCCATACTAAATTCTCTTACGCATAAGAAGAAGATGGAGGCTGCCTGGGAAGTGATAGAAAAAATGAAGGCAGTTGGAGTTTCACCCGACCTAACGTCATTCAATTATTTGTTAACTGCATATTGTTATAATGGAAATGTAAAAGATGCTAGTAAGGTGATGAAGAAGATTGAAGAGATGGGGTTAGGTGCTGATTCGCGCACATATGATGCATTGGTGTTGGGCGCATGTAGGGTGGGAAAAGTAGATGCCGCTTTGATGCTGTTGAGGACAATGGAGGACAATGGAGAGCACATGTTATATTCTACACATGTGCATGTTATCAATGGATTACTGAGGCTGGGCTACTATTTCCAGGCCATAAAATTTGTGAAGATTTTTGGAGGGAGAGATAAGTCATTGGATGTACACAGTTTTGGGGTACTGGCTAGTAAGTTGATTAACATGAAGAGGGTTGATGAAGCTAAGTTAGTTTTGGAGGAAATGGAGGAAAGGGGTTTGATAATGGGTGAAAAGTTGAGAAATTACTACAACTTGAATGTTAAAAATGTCAAATAG
- the LOC126675103 gene encoding probable arabinosyltransferase ARAD1, producing the protein MYGKVILSIIFILLILLTYAIFIGSLDMKPYFYPLLQQPPPSPSLPAVRPLSACKPLKIYMYDLPRRFHMGMIDHNASAENEPVTAENFPAWPGGSGLRRQHSVEYWLMASLLYEGSGAVKEGVRVLDPELADAFFVPFFSSLSFNSHGHLMTDPETEIDRQLQVDVIDMLYQSKYWQRSGGRDHVIPMTHPNAFRFLRQQLNASILIVADFGRYPRSMSTLSKDVVSPYVHIVDSFTDDNVSDPFESRTTLLFFRGNTVRKDEGKVRAKLAKILVGYDDIHFEQSSATAETIKASTEGMRSSKFCLHPAGDTPSSCRLFDAIVSHCVPVIVSDQIELPYENEVDYSQFSVFFSVNESIQPDYMIDQLRQFPKARWLDMWTHLKNISHHFEFQYPPKKEDAVNMLWRQVKHKIPRAQLAVHRNRRLKIPDWW; encoded by the exons ATGTACGGAAAAGTAATCCTCTCCATTATATTCATACTTCTAATCCTTCTCACCTATGCCATCTTCATCGGAAGCCTAGACATGAAGCCATACTTCTACCCACTTCTCCAACAACCACCGCCGTCGCCGTCGTTACCCGCCGTGAGACCGCTCTCCGCTTGTAAGCCGCTCAAAATCTACATGTACGATCTTCCCCGGAGATTCCACATGGGCATGATTGATCATAATGCAAGTGCGGAAAATGAGCCGGTGACGGCGGAGAATTTTCCGGCGTGGCCCGGAGGTTCGGGGCTGAGGAGGCAGCATAGCGTGGAGTATTGGTTAATGGCGTCGCTGTTGTATGAGGGGAGTGGAGCTGTGAAGGAGGGTGTTAGGGTTTTGGATCCTGAATTGGCGGATGCTTTTTTTGTTCCCTTTTTTTCTTCGTTGAGTTTTAATAGTCATGGCCATCTTATGACTGATCCTGAAACTGAGATTGATCGGCAATTGCAG GTTGATGTTATAGACATGTTATATCAGTCTAAGTACTGGCAGAGATCTGGAGGTAGAGACCATGTGATTCCCATGACACATCCGAATGCCTTTAGATTTCTACGACAACAGTTGAATGCTTCTATTCTTATAGTTGCAGATTTTGGTCGCTACCCCAGATCAATGTCTACTTTGAGCAAAGATGTGGTGTCCCCGTATGTACACATTGTTGATTCTTTCACCGATGATAATGTTTCTGATCCATTTGAGTCTCGTACTACACTTCTTTTCTTCCGTGGAAATACCGTCAGGAAAGAT GAAGGCAAGGTTCGTGCTAAATTAGCAAAGATATTAGTCGGTTATGATGATATCCATTTCGAGCAAAGCTCAGCTACTGCAGAAACAATAAAAGCG TCAACCGAAGGGATGCGCTCCTCAAAGTTCTGCCTGCATCCTGCTGGAGACACTCCATCTTCTTGCCGACTTTTTGATGCTATTGTAAGCCATTGTGTTCCGGTCATCGTGAGCGATCAAATCGAGCTTCCTTACGAAAATGAAGTAGATTACAGCCAATTTTCAGTTTTCTTTTCCGTAAATGAGTCAATTCAACCAGATTACATGATTGATCAGCTTCGGCAATTTCCAAAAGCGCGATGGTTAGACATGTGGACACATCTTAAGAACATTTCCCATCACTTTGAGTTTCAATATCCACCAAAAAAGGAAGATGCTGTTAACATGCTATGGAGACAGGTAAAACATAAGATTCCGAGGGCTCAACTTGCTGTTCATCGAAACCGGAGGTTGAAAATTCCGGATTGGTGGTAG